TTCTGTTCACAGCCGATATTCCCGCCTTTCCCACTACTCTTCTTCATCTCTGTGTCTTCGTTACATTCAAATATCAGTTTCTTCTTCTggatctctctctttctcttcacttcaccttcttcttcttctgattacAAGAGTCTAATTTCAGTCTACggatcttcttctttctcttgatGAGATTCAATTCCTTCATACAAACAATCAGTTGATGCTCTTCTTGTTAATCATGTAGTTACAATTTCTTGGATTACTTTGACTAATTCAAAAATTACTTCATCGGAGGAGACATGGGACAGTGCTATGGCAAAAACAGCAGCACCGTCTCAATAGTCAGAGATGACAACTTAGTTCCCACCGCCACCGCCTCCCCAACCACTCACCCTCAGTCTCCGCTTCCTTCAGCTACACCTACAGGTCAGTACCACGCATCATCGACATCAGCAACTAGTCCATGGCACAGCAGTCCGTACCATAATCCACAAGGAAACAACAGTCCTCTTCCAGTAGGAGTATCTCCATCTCCGGCCAGATCGACATCTTCTAAGTCTACTCCTCGTAGATTCTTTCGCCGGCCTTTTCCGCCGCCATCGCCTGCCAAACACATCAAGGCTTCTCTACTTAAGCGGCAGGGACGGCAACCGGCGAGACAAACTTCGATTCCCGAGGAAGATGGTGGTGGAGCTGAAGCTGATCAACagcatcaagaacaacaacatgagcGTCTGGATAAAAGCTTTGGATACAATAAGAATTTTGGGGCAAAGTATGAATTGGGGAAGGAGGTTGGGAGAGGACATTTTGGTCATACTTGCTCTGCCAAAGTCAAGAAGGGGGACCTCAAAGGTCAACAAGTCGCTGTTAAGATCATCTCCAAATCAAAGGTACTAAATCTTTATTGACTCAGTCACCTCATGAAATTCTGATTGTTTTGGTTGTGAATCTTGTGATATTCTGAATTTAGATGATCGAATACGAAATTGCTTAAATGATTTTTCGGATTGTGGTATATACAATTATGTGCAAAGATGTATCTGTACAAGCATTGGAAACAACTGCACTAATTCAATTACAATGTGTCCATTGAAATGTAGCATCATGTATTCATGTTAAGGAAATTGAACCCGAAGCATTGGTGTTTTCTCTGCTTGAGCCTTCTCTAGGATTACACCTAGGATCCACAATATCCAGTGATTGAACCAGTCCTTTATGACTTTGGAGCCATTTGAGGTTTTCTTGCATAGACATTGTCATGTAAGAGTAGGATTTGCAGCTAAATTGCCTCAAGAATGCTGCTCAAATTCAGCTCCCTTTTCATCCGTGTAATTTGGAACTATGTTTTGGCTTATGTGTTCAAGCTCAGCTTAGTCTGGCAGTATTTGAGACTAATGTGCTTGATTTGGCAGATGACAACACCCATATCAATTGAAGATGTTCGGAGGGAGGTGAAAATCTTAAAGTCCTTATCTGGGCATACAAATCTGGTCAAATTTTATGATGCTTGTGAAGATCCTAATAACGTTTACGTAATCATGGAGTAtgtattttatttcttttggaATCTGGTTATTTCACTTTGTTCTTCGTCATCAATTTTAGAGTTATCTTTGTGAAACTTAAAAGTTTCTAGAGAGACCACTATAGATCAGTGTTGGTAGGAGATCCTAACTTTATTCCTTGTGCCACATAACTAATGTACCTTTTTATGCTTTCTAAATTCCCAAGTGGAGTTTAATTCAGCTGAAGTTAGTGATCCTGAAAATTGATGTGCTATTCTAAACATGCTTTTACAATTTGTTGGGAAGCTGAATCTAACAGACCTTTGCTTTTTAACCAGGTTGTGTGAAGGTGGAGAGCTGTTGGACAGGATATTGTCCAGGTAGACATTTATTGCATAATCCACTTTTTACTTTTCCGTAAGGGTGCTTTCCTAGGCAGCTGTAAAGCATGATCTCTTTAAGAATTATTACAAGCTAATCTTTTTGTTACAGAGGTGGAAGATACCCAGAAGAAGATGCTAAAGCTATTATTTTGCAAATTTTGGGCGTAGTTTCTTTTTGTCATCTTCAAGGTGTGGTACACCGTGACTTAAAGCCAGAGGTAGATCTTGATAAACTCCATACCTGTTATTTTCTTTATGGATGAACTTGGTTGTAGTGCttattgatttttgattttttccttTAGTTTTCTCTATTTAGTTGCGGAGAGTTTGTATGGGAAATCCTAACTCTCAACACTATTTGCTGTTGCCTCTTAAACAGAATTTTCTCTTCACTACGAAAGATGAAGATGCCACGATGAaacttattgattttggtctttctgATTTTGTTAGACCAGGTATTGTctttttatattcttaattttgctATTATTGTCATGTTAACCTTCTCTCTAAACCAGTATAGTGCTGAATTTTCAATATGGGCTTGTTGTGTTCCTCAAACTGAAGTGATCTTCATCTTAGTTAGCACCACAGTTTTATGTTTTAAGACTTTGAATTTACTCAAGCCTGGTGTTCAGACTAAATATATTAAGCCCTTGTTTTGCAGATGAAAGACTCAATGATATTGTTGGAAGTGCGTTCTACGTCGCACCGGAAGTTCTCCACAGATCATACACTCTAGAAGCAGATATTTGGAGTATTGGCGTCATAACATTTATCTTATTATGTGGAAGCAGACCTTTCTGGGCGCGGACAGAGTCGGGCATATTCCGGGCTGTTCTCAGAGCTGATCCAAACTTCGATGATGCCCCTTGGCCTGAGGTATCACCAGAAGCCAAAGATTTTGTAAAGAGGCTTTTGAACAAGGACCACCGGAAAAGAATGACTGCTGCACAAGCTTTGAGTAAGTTGCCATATGCCTTTTGAAGCTCTGGAATGTTGTATATCTATCCAGATATAGAACACAATGTAAGTTATAAACCGAATCAAATATTGATTTGTTTGTTGGAACTAACAATGTTATTTTTGATGCAGCTCACCCTTGGTTGCGAGAGGAAACCAGCATAGTGCCTTTAGATATACTGATTTATAAGCTAGTCAAGTCATTCTATCGTGCCACTCCTTTAAAACGTGCAGCACTGAAGGTATTGCTCACTGCTTCATAGTATCTATCTAATCTTTGAAGTGTTGGAGATATTTTAGTCTTCCATGAAAGTCCAGATTGGTTTTTGATGAATTCAATGTACAGCAAGTTTGAGTTGCCAGATTTGATCCTTTAATTGGAATAAGAGAGATGTGGTTGACAACTGTTGTGTCAACATCATGCATATGACATACCATGTGGGTAGTTGATGGGTGGCATAATGCTTTGATTCTTTTGCTAGCTCTGTGTTAGTGGGTCACTTTAGGAGATTCTCTCTGTTAATAGTCCTTTAATGTTTTGAAGATCTGTTGAGAATtgtgatttttattttaaaattacgAAATAAGGTGCATGTGATATTTGCTAAATTATTCGTCGTTATTATCTGAACCTTTGTTGTCTTACATTGTGGCAGTGTGTATCCAAAGCTTTGACAGAGGACGAGCTTGTGTACCTTAGGATTCAGTTTAAGCTCTTGGAACCTAGTAAAGATGGCCGGATCTCTCTTGATAACTTCAAAATGGTACGTTGAtgctcattactctgttccagtTTGAAATAAAAACTCTGGTCTTTCTCTCCACATATGCTTTTACCAGCCTATTATGGTTATTCGTGAGGCACAGGCGGGTAGTGAAATAGCACTTAAGAACTGACATCTATTAAGCATCTTTGTCCATAATGTTGTACTCATAGTTTGCACTTTAATTAATCTATCTAGGCTCTCGCAAGAAATGCAACTGATGCAATGAAGGAGTCGAGGGTTACAGAAATTTTGAGTTCGGTGAGTCATCTCCTAATATCAAATCTATGTATAGTTTCCCGAGATATTTAAAAGTGGCCCCTCTAGAAGTCATCAATGGACTTGCATAGCATGCCTTGCGTTCTTTTGTTCCCAAGAAAATTTGTACCTTGTTTACTAATAGGTTGTATTTCCCAAATGAAACACCCAACAAAAATATATCCGGCCCTCAGAGGAACCTGCTTAGTGTGGATTGAGAAGATTTTGCTTCTTATTGACTCCCTCCTGCAATTCTGTGGACACTTCAACTATTTTACTGCATGTCAAATGAACCAATTATTTTTAAGTCGGTGGCAATAGTTACTATGTTGTTTCGCTAATTGCCCAAAGACCTTAGTTCTTGTTGGCGTGCTGTATTATGGTTTCTCATGTGACTTTGTTGCATCTATTAGATGGGGCAACTATCTTATAAAAAGATAGACTTTGAAGAGTTTTGTGCTGCTGCGATTAGCACGTATCAGCTGGAAGCTCTTGAAGGGTGGGAGCAGATAGCAACCACAGCCTTCGAATTTTTTGAACAAGAGGCAAATCGGATCATTTCTGTCGAGGAATTGGCACGGGTATGTAATGAACACAATCTCTTCAAACTTTGACCATAAGAATTTTACCCGCTAGTCAATCTGATGTTATAAATCAATTACTTACTATGTGCAGGAAATGAATTTGGGTCCTACTGCTCACTCAGTCCTCCGTGACTGGATACGGAAATCTGATGGGAAGCTTAGTTTCTTAGGATATACAAAATTTTTGCACGGTGTCACAGTGCGAAATCCAAGTACAAGACAACAGTAGTGGTTTGTGTATGTAGCCGGGTGATTGGCGTATAATTTTATTTCACAGGTGATAGAAAAAGAAAAGGTTTGGTgtataatttttgtttctttttgtagaGGAAAAGGTGTTGTATAAatgtaatgaaaaaaaaaaaatgatagagtgaatgaatgaaaagtGATCAAAGCCAGATTGAAGTTTCTTGAAAGTATCTGGATATCATCTTCCTCCATTGGAAATTTAAACCTAACAAGGGCATGGACTCTTGTGTGGCTTATTTGAGTTTGTATTTTATATTCTGCAGAATCACTCTCAGATTAGTTTTGTGGGGTTTTAACTTTTTTATTTGCTGGATTTGGGTCCTCCTGCCTGGTGTGACGAAAACAGTCTCATCTGATAATGACTCGAACTTTACTTTTGAGCAGTTAAGCTTGGCAGGCAGTTGATAATACTTGCAGGCAGTTGTAACAGTTTACAGTTACGCTTGCAGGCAGTTGACACTTGCAGGAAAGTTGAAGCTTGCTTGACTCAGCTACCCACCACCAAAGGATAAGCACAacatatatatctgaagatggttCCTTGTTGTTGTCGTCAATGGACCCATTTCTCAGATAAATCAAAGGCCTGCAGTTTCTCCCAGGTACCGTAAGATTAAAAAAAGTGAAAATGAGGGAGGATCTTCTGTGGGTTACTGTCGTTTTagtaaattaatcaataaaatcagAAAAAGAGAATACAATTTCTAAGTAAAAAAGAAAGACAGAATTGGTAACTTGGCATGATTATAGACCAAGGCGTGGTGATTCGTTTCTCTACTTTTTTTTCTTGCTTAAACTAATTAGAAAAAATATAAAGAATGTCAAAAGCAAACAATTAGAACAGCAACACTAATTGTGGTTCTCCTTACTCCCACTACTACCAGCAATTGTGGAATTTGTTGCTCCCATTTTATCAGGAAAGTGCTTTTGTCCTCTTTTGCGTCCAAACACTTAGTATTTTCATACGGCAAAATGTACCGAAAGCACATCATATTACGCACTATTACCGTCACAATGAGCTGAATTTATCATTCGAGTGCTCTTAGTGGGCAAGATACCGCTCTCTTTATTATGAGATTGAGCTTCACCATCATATCTAAAATCAATTATATGGATTTTGGTACTCTTGAACAGTGTCAAGGATTAAAGCCTGCTGTAGCATTCATAACCCCATGTTGATCAATAACTCGTAATCAACCGGGATAAAATCTCATAAAAACCCCAAATATAACCATTTATTTGAAAATCTGGGAGGATAATTGGTACGTGACATTCATTTTCTAGGAAATACATCCTTC
This portion of the Papaver somniferum cultivar HN1 chromosome 11, ASM357369v1, whole genome shotgun sequence genome encodes:
- the LOC113320960 gene encoding CDPK-related kinase 3-like, which encodes MGQCYGKNSSTVSIVRDDNLVPTATASPTTHPQSPLPSATPTGQYHASSTSATSPWHSSPYHNPQGNNSPLPVGVSPSPARSTSSKSTPRRFFRRPFPPPSPAKHIKASLLKRQGRQPARQTSIPEEDGGGAEADQQHQEQQHERLDKSFGYNKNFGAKYELGKEVGRGHFGHTCSAKVKKGDLKGQQVAVKIISKSKMTTPISIEDVRREVKILKSLSGHTNLVKFYDACEDPNNVYVIMELCEGGELLDRILSRGGRYPEEDAKAIILQILGVVSFCHLQGVVHRDLKPENFLFTTKDEDATMKLIDFGLSDFVRPDERLNDIVGSAFYVAPEVLHRSYTLEADIWSIGVITFILLCGSRPFWARTESGIFRAVLRADPNFDDAPWPEVSPEAKDFVKRLLNKDHRKRMTAAQALTHPWLREETSIVPLDILIYKLVKSFYRATPLKRAALKCVSKALTEDELVYLRIQFKLLEPSKDGRISLDNFKMALARNATDAMKESRVTEILSSMGQLSYKKIDFEEFCAAAISTYQLEALEGWEQIATTAFEFFEQEANRIISVEELAREMNLGPTAHSVLRDWIRKSDGKLSFLGYTKFLHGVTVRNPSTRQQ